CCTTCATCGGCTGGCTGCTCGGGTACGGCAGGTCCGCGTACTTCCTGAACGTCCTCACCGGCACGTCGTCCACCTGGAATCTGATTTAAACCGGAACCCGATACGTCGATCAATTGATCGAACAGGGGAACATCGACCAAATCAAGAGCTAGCATTTTAGGAGATGGATGTGTACATGATGTTCGTGGGGTTCCAGACGATCTTGTAGGTGTGGAAGTCGGCGGAGGGGTCGAACCAGAGGTAGAACTGGTGCTCCTTCTTGCCGTCGCCGTTGGCCCAGACGTTGGTGTTCATCACGTAGGGGTTGCCGCTCAGGTTGCCCATGAACTCGATGTCGATCTCGTCATGGCCCTCGCCTTCCCCGGACTTCAACTAAATCAACCATTATACACACGTACAAAACTCAAAACAGAGTCACATCACATGGAAGCGGCTGAGAGATAAAATCGGGCAGTAGATAGGTAAAGGcgtagagctagctagcttacgTAGAAGGAGGTGACAGTGCCAGCGGAGTTGCCGCTGACGAGCTTCATCTGGACGCTGAACTCGCCGTAGAGGTACATGGCCTTGGAGGTGAACCCTGCACCGCCGGAGCGTTGGTCCATCGTGAGGGCCACCTGctgggtcttgccgtcctcgATCACGCGGACGTGCTGGCCGGAGCCGCCCACGTCGAACTGGTCGTAGAACCCGGCCTCCGACAATGCGGCCACCAGGGCCAGCACGGCCAGGGACAGGTGGAGCACAGATGATGGACTCGCCATGTCCACTACTACTTGGATTCTACTAtcctctgcttcctctgtGTGAGTGTTGTGTTGGAGCAGGAGCTAGCTTGGCATGGCTTTTATACTGCTGCCGTGCCATGCGGGCGGTGCTATGCTTCGGCCGGGCGGTAGCGGTCCAGATGAAGCTCGTCGGCAAAGGTAGGTAAAGGCGTAAAGCTTGCGTACAAGGAGGTGACGGTGCCAGCGGGAGTtgccgccgacgagcttcatctgaaaaaaaaaaaacattctcAGAAGTTGCATCTAATGCTTACAAAAGCCGCTCGTGTTAAATGGTTAACCCAAAAGACGCTTTGCCAAAATCAAATCATTTAATTTGCCCAAAATCACTACAATTTGCTTCGGGAAAATGAGCATTCATGTCTACATATGAAATTAAAAaagcagaaaaacaaaacacctGTTACACCATAGGTTGCCGTCCCAAGTAATGAACATAAATTACATTTGTACTAACATTCGTCCACGACATGGTCGTCTTCGGGGGAAGCAATTTGACTGGACGATGAAGCTTAACCCTAACAAATAGATGCATCGTCTTTTACCATGTTCCATGGTTCCCCTCTGTATCCGCTGTTGGCATTGTTGGCCATgaatgcaaaataaaaatcgtCGGGCTCCTCCATTCTCCAAGCGTTGCACAACATTACGACAACTAACAGTGATTTAAATAAGTTGTGCCCACTAGAATGCTATTCCATCCGTTCCTTAATAAATTACTtatagatttgtgcatttGAACCATGTCAACTCTTGTTTCTAATGTTTAGCCATTTATATCGGTACAGAGTAAATGAGTGTGAGCGGTTATTGACTGGATACGAGAGTCAAATGAATACTGAGCTATATTAAGAAAAAACATTATATGGAATGGATGAAGCAGTATAAATCTCTCATGGCTTGACTACACACAATCTTTTGCTTTATCCATatattccttttcttttcaatttgTAAGACAcatctaaaaaatatatttgtaaACCCATTTGCCTTGGCAACGAGCAAACTTTGGTTCCTGATTTGAAACCAAACAATtattgaagaaaaaatattatgcATACGTATTTATCAATAATTAGTCCAGCACCTAACTAGCACCCCTTAATTAGAAGTAGTAGGCAAGTGGAGTAGCATCTAGTGTAGCAATGGCCCCCATCACAGCTTCTCTTGCTCCAAGGCCATCTCGATAAACAATTGTGGAAGTTGAGCTGAAAGATAAGCGTTATCATGTCCTGCACTCACTCAAGTCATAGCCACTTCAGTCTTCAGGTtagaacaaaaaatgtctataATCT
This is a stretch of genomic DNA from Brachypodium distachyon strain Bd21 chromosome 1, Brachypodium_distachyon_v3.0, whole genome shotgun sequence. It encodes these proteins:
- the LOC100821659 gene encoding xyloglucan endotransglycosylase/hydrolase protein 8, which produces MASPSSVLHLSLAVLALVAALSEAGFYDQFDVGGSGQHVRVIEDGKTQQVALTMDQRSGGAGFTSKAMYLYGEFSVQMKLVSGNSAGTVTSFYLKSGEGEGHDEIDIEFMGNLSGNPYVMNTNVWANGDGKKEHQFYLWFDPSADFHTYKIVWNPTNIIFQVDDVPVRTFRKYADLPYPSSQPMKVYFTLWDGSYWATRHGAVKIDWSQAPFVVNYRGYYANACVIGNSGSSACPAGSDGWMYRQLDGKGLDTVAWAERTCMTYNYCADGWRFPKGFPAECFRK